The genome window TAAAGGTAATGTGGCCTATATCAAACGGGTCCCCGTTAATGGTATGCAGGTTAAGCTGGGGAATGCCCGGGTATTTAAATTCATCAAAAATATAATAGAACTCGCGCTTTAAAGCCGCCTGTACCCGCAGGTCGGCATACACCTCAACAGCTGCATTTTGCCGGTAGTTAAACGCGCGGATATCATCAAGCCCGGCAATATGGTCCTTGTGTTCGTGGGTAAAAACAATAGCATCCAGTCGTTGCACCTTTGCCCTCAGCATCTGGTACCTGAAATCGGGCCCCGAATCAACAACAATAACTTTGCCTTTGTCTTCAATTAAAATAGAGGTGCGCAAGCGCGAATCGCGCGAATCTGCCGATGTACAAACCTCACAGTTGCAGGCAATAACAGGTACGCCCTGCGAAGTTCCGGTTCCTAAAAAAGTTATGGTCACAGTTCCAGTGTAGTTTGTTTAAGCTGCTGGTGAAAAGCAATTTGTTTTTCATCAAGCAGGTTATAGTCCATTTCTAAATCGCGGGCCAGCTCGCTTATGGCCAGTATTTTACTTTCGAGCCCCGAAAATTTGTTTACCACTATCACTTTGCTGTTGAGCAGTAAACAGGCACCTGTTTTAAAATTACCTTTTTCATACCTAACACGGTAGCCGCTGGTTTTCAGCAGCATTTCCAGTTTTTCGAGCGTATGGTTGGTTACCGTTAACATGAGGCTCAAAAATAGGAAGAAAAGTCGGGAAGTCCGAAACTTGGAAAAGTCCGAAAGACGGAAAAATGCGCAGACATAAAAAACACGAAGCATTGCCGGCAAAAAAAATCTTCATGACTTTACTGACTTTTCCTACTTTCCAACTATATTGTACCTCAATAAATCTAAAACAATTTAATTTAAACTATGGATCAAAGCCCTAATCGCTTTCTTTCGCTCGATGTATTTCGCGGAATGACAATTTGTTTCATGATAATTGTAAACACGCCCGGAAGCGGAGCAGTGCCGTTTGCCCCCCTTGAACACGCTGCC of Mucilaginibacter xinganensis contains these proteins:
- a CDS encoding MBL fold metallo-hydrolase; its protein translation is MTITFLGTGTSQGVPVIACNCEVCTSADSRDSRLRTSILIEDKGKVIVVDSGPDFRYQMLRAKVQRLDAIVFTHEHKDHIAGLDDIRAFNYRQNAAVEVYADLRVQAALKREFYYIFDEFKYPGIPQLNLHTINGDPFDIGHITFTPIEVLHYKLPVMGFRVNDFTYITDAKTVSEQEIEKIKGSKVLVINALQKQDHISHFTLEEALAFADLVGAEKTYLTHISHRLGRHHDISKELPRGIEMAYDGLQLQLPG